The Leptolyngbya sp. 'hensonii' nucleotide sequence CAGCGTAGTCAAGCTGGGCCAGGATTACGTTGCGCGTGATAGTCAGGGAGCCTGGGGGTTGAGATCGCAGTTCAATATGGGCACGGGCCTGTTCGATGCCACCAGCAATCCGGCTCCGATTCCCTCTGGTCAGTTCTTCAGTTGGTCAGGACAGGTGCAGCGGTTGCAAGTGCTGGACTCGAACCACCTGCTGATGCTGCAGGGAGAGGTGCAACTGAGTGCAGATCCGCTGCTCCCTTCTCAGCAGTTTGTGATTGGGGGTGGACAGTCGGTGCGAGGGTATCGGCAAAATGCCAGGTCTGGAGACAACGGATTTCGGGTTGCGATCGAAGACCGCATCACCGTGGCCCGTGATGGAACGGGAGGTGCTGCCTTTCAGGTTGCCCCCTTCATGGACATGGGAGCTGTTTGGAACTCTGGTCCCCTGCCCCTGCCCCGCAATACCTTCCTCTCAGCCGTAGGAGTGGGACTGCTCTGGAACCCTGACCCAGCATTAGATGTGCGACTGGACTACGCCATGCCCTTCATCAACCTGAGCGATCGGGGCAACAACATTCAGGATGGGGGCCTGCACTTCAGGATCAACACCCGCTTCTAATCCCGATCCAAACCCACCCCGGCCCTGGGGGCCACCCCTCCCCAGAGGGGATGAATCCGTGCAGGCGTTGCAGGTAACGCCTCTTCTATTCCCCATAATTCTTCCCTTAATATCACCATGACCAGCAAAAAACAGCACCGCAGCAATTTCTCTATCCTTGCTTTCAGCCGGATCGCCAGCAGTTCTGCCCTGGCAGGACTGGCGCTGAGCCTGCTCCCCGCCCAGGCCCAGATTACCCCAGCCGCAGATGGAACAGGAACGATCGTTCACGTCAACGGCAACCAGTTCGATATCTCAGGCGGAACGCAAGCAGGCAGCAACCTGTTCCACAGCTTTCAGCAGCTAGGCTTAACGCAAGAACAGATCGCCAACTTCATGGCCAATCCCAACATTCAGAACATCCTGGGACGGGTAACAGGCGGAGATCCATCCGTCCTGAATGGCCTGATTCAGGTCACAGGGGGCAATTCCAACCTGTTTCTGATCAACCCAGGCGGGATT carries:
- a CDS encoding ShlB/FhaC/HecB family hemolysin secretion/activation protein, with product SVVKLGQDYVARDSQGAWGLRSQFNMGTGLFDATSNPAPIPSGQFFSWSGQVQRLQVLDSNHLLMLQGEVQLSADPLLPSQQFVIGGGQSVRGYRQNARSGDNGFRVAIEDRITVARDGTGGAAFQVAPFMDMGAVWNSGPLPLPRNTFLSAVGVGLLWNPDPALDVRLDYAMPFINLSDRGNNIQDGGLHFRINTRF